TAAAATTAGCAATAACCATAAGTATTATAATGTGGCATTGATTCAAGTTAGTGCATTCTTTACCTGGTTGCCGTGGATCAGTATAGGCAAGAGAGTGAACCTTGTCAGATGGACCCAAAGGACCCGATGTAGTTCGCACAGATTGAGTATCAGGAGTAGGAATCTCACCCGACATCTGATGATATAAACAGGGAATTAGTGAAAAGCATCACAAAATGGtatagaaagaaaatgaaagacaCATGTAAAAATGTAACATACTCCTCCGTAGGAACATGCATAACCAAAGGTTACTATTATAAAAGAAAAGCTCATCATCTTTGGTTGTTGTTTTTCACTTGTAATAAGTAGAAACAACAGTGAGAAGTTAAACATCAGTTTAGTTTATACCGGCTGTCCATTCGTTAGAAGTGGAATCGGTTGTTGAGGATCACGTCTAGAAGATGAAGAAAGGTCAGCATCTTCTTCCCACTGCCGCTTTGCCTTGGTATTTCCCTGGCTATTATAATTGAATTCATTATCTATATCATCAATATCATCCTCCTCATCGTCCCCCTCTACTCGAGGACTCCCTGAAAAATCCACACTCAACTCATTCACTTCAAAAATTCATActaaaaaccaacaaaaatcaaCAAACATATCCACAAGGGAGCACCTCTGTGCCTCTTGTATCTTGTCTTGCACTGGGGACAAGACTGGTTCCCATCCTTCCTTTCATACTCGTAACACGGACGACAAACCGGGAAGGCACACTCATTGCAGGCAACAAAGACATCACCAGTGGCAGTTAAGCCAACAGTATCACCACATATTTGACAGATTTGGCCATTTAAATTCTTCAAAGGCTTAGACTGCAGCAAAAACCATACACATTACACAAAAAGTCAGAATTATTGTacctaaatttaaaattttacaccatccttaagaagaaaaagaatgcgCCAAATCCTTAGCAATAATTGTACTTGTACAgtacataaaatattaaaaaaaaactcaaataaaaaatcaaacttgAAGATCAACATGAGTGAACACGCAGATCAGATCTGAGCTGCATTCAAGCTGATCAGTACGCTACCCAATTCtcaattaaaaatataactaattaaataaatacaattataaacataatacatataaataaatataaataaataatttattaaataaagccATATATTCTAAGGAGTAAAGTAAATGCTGTTAGAGAGTTGAACAACGACAATGCATTGTGGATGATGCAGAGAGAGAGACTAACCCCACTATCGGTAGAATCGTGGCGAATCCGAACAAGCTCGTTCCGTTTGTGTGATCCAGCAACCATTCCAGCGGTtgcctccatcttcttcttcttcttatttcagATCAGTGGAGAAAAGATCACACGATTGTGGTGAAGAGAAGGGAAATCAGAACCTTAAAATTTTAGCTCATTCAATACGCCATTTTcaacctttctctctctctctccctctctgtgttgtCTTCACTTCCAGCTAGCATGGACTCGGATAGTGTGTGTTATTTTTATGGTTCGTGTGTTTTACCTGCTGGACTGGTTCCCGGTTTTCACTGTCTTTTTTAGCCGGCTTGTACGGCTCggctctctctagattttaggggttttctTAGGATTGGACAAATGTTACGTGCACACGTGTTAATCTAGGAAATGGACAAGGAGCTACGTAAGATTTGGTTGTCGAAGAGGTACAGGCTGTCTGTCGGAGTTACCTGTTTCTTCCGGTATTACCGGTTGGATTACCGCTGGCTGTCGGTGCCCACGCGATTTTAATTGAAAAGTGGAAATCTACTTCAGCCATGGGAAATTACACTTATACCCCCCAGTGTAAAGAGAGTTGAGATTAGAATAGATTGATCCTACTACTAGTATTAATCGTGGACCGTTACAACTAACACTGAATTTATTTCCTTGAACATATTATATCAtatcaattctatcctatttcttttaatatataaGAAAGATAAATCATTCCTACTACTTATTATTTTATAGAATAAGCGACGAATTAGTTAATGGAGATTGTGATAGAAATAAATTAATCATTGGGACTTGGGAGCACTAGATTGCCGAATGaattttttgtcaattttttaCGACTTATACAAGTATACTTATACTAGTTTTGTATAACTAGCATGTGCCAGTGCTTGGGATGAGAAATAATTGTATAATCTGTAAAGGAGCTTAGCATACTTTTCCtgaaacttttttttcttttcgtttgTGGAGGGAAAATACTCAAAGatatgtattatatatttctggagatGTAGAACATATTATGTGGATTCTATATCCTgttgttaaataattttatattttgtatgtatatattatcatttatattttaataataaatctgCAAAGCATGATGTCGATGAATTCAAGCAGtatattttatgaaattaaatatcTTTACTTACACTTTGGGAGAGAGGAAAAGAAATCCAATAAGTGGTTAAGGGTATTAGTGACGAAAAAACCTAGGTGGGGCTTTTGCCGACACAACTTTCCCAAAAAGCTCAAATGTTAGTTTGACACTTGGTCAGTTGGTTGGGGTCACCACAATCTCACATAATCTAGTCTTAGTGCAATAATGCTTAAAGCTAAAGAACAAGTTATTGTTGTGGTTCCTAAACAACCCCTTTGGTTATTTGAGATTGGATCCAAAGGACCAAATTTGTAAGTTGAACATTGTTGAGGTGACCACAAATCCATATTGAATTGTGTGATAAATCATAactaagaaatatttttggataccCACAAATCCATATTAAGCCGATCACATGCTTTGTATATGAGAATCATGAGTGTAAACAATATACCTCTAACTAATTATATTACATATGTCGCTACTTCAACTCACTACATAAACGTCCCCCAAAACAGATATGAATTAAAAATGGTTGGAGAAACATGATTTTTTCCTATACAGCTTCCATTATAATAcataatcaaagaagaaaaaaatcaacTAGTTTCTGATACAGAGCGCTGGTAAGGAACACGATTCTCTGGAACACCCTCCTCAGCACGTTTGTCTTCAAACCACTTAACAACTCTTCTCCGAGGAATGTTGGTTACATGCACTATACTActtatcattgcattctgcattcatTGGAATCAATCACAGGTACATTAGAGAATCCAAGTTAACTATCTATGTTCCAAAGATATTAGCAAAATAGCTACAATAACTAGCAAGTATATCAAGCCATAAAGTAATAATCGAATGCATGGAAGCTTGAGTAAGATGGGTGTTTCCTTtgcttttaatatttttcttaaggAAAAAGATTGTTTGGACACAAATAAACAAGTTGTGAATGTGCGGTGTTTTCTAGTGAAGGTAAAATGAATACCGCATTTCTCTATTCATTTATTAATCTCTCGGTTTCCTTTCGTCTATTACCTTCACAATTTCGTAAATATGACAATGACAGATAAAAGAAATAAGGGAGTATCAATCTATCTCAAACTAACATGGACATCTAGTCAAAGCACTGAGAATGAATGAATGAGAATTGCTGATTCAACTATACAAGCAACTATGGTAGTTGTCAAGGAAATTTCCGACCAAAACTAGGAGTAGCTCATAAtcataaaacaaagaaaatggtGTTGTTTTGCTAAAGACCAGATAGTTAGTACAAGGAAGCATTAATCAAGTTTGGACCACAAAAGAACTTTTAGCTTAAGACAATGAAGTAAATCAAGTCTCAGAAACTTAGAGTGTGTAATAAACATTTCATTGTCAGTATGGATGATTCTCTTTCATAAAACTTTGTTGAAGCATAGTAAACTTACAGTGGGTCGCTTTGATCTCCTATAAACTTTTTCAAGTGTGTCAACTTGGGCCCTTTTCAATCTCTTTTGTGCAGACCATTTTTGTTGCATGACATGAACTGGTACGTTAGCCTTGTTTCCAGCTTCCACAGGATCTGTTCTTGTTTCTTCGAGAACAATCTCTCTAGGTTTAGTCTCAACGGATATTTCTTTTGGTGTAGGTTCATCAGGTATTGATAAACTCATCATCAAAAGATTCGGAGGAGGGTTGCGGAGCAATTCAATAACAAAAGCCCTATCAAGACAAAGCTCAGCAGCAAGATTTTTTATCTGCGACAAATACAAAAGATAAATGTGAGGAACTTACTAGCCGCTAGTCTTTTATGTTAAGTATGAACAACAATACAATGGCTTTACTCCATTattctctcctttttcttttcCAATTCATATCTCTTtctaaaaagggaaaaaaaagataATCCTAGCTTTAGTCAAGGTATCTGCTAACTAAACAGAGATCCTCTGTAACATGAAGTAAGGAATCACCTTTAAGGTGTGTAAGATTCAGATTTTCGGCAAAAAATAACTTTTGACATAATTGTATAAATTTTATGCAATAATCACGATTTCAAACAAAGTTGTTATCAGCCCTTTTGACAAAAGCTAAATAGAGTATGTTCTAAGAAACATCattttttggcattttcaactatATAGCAAAATTAAGTTGTAAAATCACTTGTTTGAAAATCAGAAACAAAACACTCTAATCATGATGCCAAGCTCACTAAGGAAGCATGCAACCCAATTTGGTTGGTCCACCTAGTTTATCAATCTACTAGGAAATCACACTATAGGTAGTTTCTATTACGAAGAACAGCCCAGAAAAGCCTGATCCCAAGTAGAACACTCAGAAAAGTGCATCATTTCACTGAGAATATTTGAATTAACTAATGGTTTCTTATACAAAGGATTGACATTATTCCACAATGATTTCAATTCCACAAACGCGACATGAGGAGGATCATGCTAATGAAAATGGCACACTCTACAGGCAATTCAAGCAACGAAGACAACAATAACCTTCTGCAAACTTAATCAAATAACCTCATGATCTCATATTACTTCACTACTCATACAAAGAGAAGATATCAGAACAATTGAAAGGAGTTTAgctaaagaatttcacaaaagatAAAGTAGTTAAGGGACACTGACACTTGTTTTTCTGCGGCCAGCTTTCAAAGCCCTAGCCAATTTCTTCATTTGCCAAGTTCTAAGCATAGGCACACCGTCTTCTTCAtcatctacttcttcttcttgttcttcttcactATCACTAGCATCAGTTTCAGCATGAATTACATCTGGATTTAACGTTTCGGCATCAAATTCCCCCAATGCACCTTCCAACTCACGTTCTAACAAGACAAGTTCCTCTTCAGTTatctcatcgtcatcatcatcattgctaccACCTTTCAACAAATTATCCTTTTTGAGATCCTCTTCGAGTTGCTTGAACAGCAACTCAAAAGCATCCTCCTCCTCATCCTCATCATTACCCTTTGTACCATGATCACGTAACAACTTTTTCTGCaccccaaaaaaaaaaggaaaaattagtGGAACCATTTCCTGAGCAGCACACAATTGTTTGCATAAAAGATATCTgcaaataatcaaattaacaaGCACAAAATAGGTTCTAGAAAA
This region of Arachis hypogaea cultivar Tifrunner chromosome 8, arahy.Tifrunner.gnm2.J5K5, whole genome shotgun sequence genomic DNA includes:
- the LOC112707880 gene encoding uncharacterized protein, encoding MTVTPSTTVFRCLLSSPALSSHSHNLPLTLPFHRTPLFRSLLLPSRRHTLCPALAAANNKNKSNKNKKKLLRDHGTKGNDEDEEEDAFELLFKQLEEDLKKDNLLKGGSNDDDDDEITEEELVLLERELEGALGEFDAETLNPDVIHAETDASDSEEEQEEEVDDEEDGVPMLRTWQMKKLARALKAGRRKTSIKNLAAELCLDRAFVIELLRNPPPNLLMMSLSIPDEPTPKEISVETKPREIVLEETRTDPVEAGNKANVPVHVMQQKWSAQKRLKRAQVDTLEKVYRRSKRPTNAMISSIVHVTNIPRRRVVKWFEDKRAEEGVPENRVPYQRSVSETS